Proteins co-encoded in one Sebastes umbrosus isolate fSebUmb1 chromosome 20, fSebUmb1.pri, whole genome shotgun sequence genomic window:
- the LOC119478935 gene encoding potassium channel subfamily K member 1-like, protein MVRIFGSMDGRCARFVERHKSALNFALLVVGYILYLLIGAGIFSAIEQPYETELRRELKEAREDFLSNHTCVSDAHLEKLLVRALEASNYGVTVLGNNSTERNWDFISSLFFTSTVLTTTGYGHSVPLSDEGKAFCIFYSLFGIPVTLFFLTVVVQRIMLLVTVRPVSYFHRRWAMSKSKLAAIHATCLAILTALFLLIIPAWIFVSLEEDWDFLESLYFCFISLTTIGLGDYVPGEAQNKEANPHPQLYRLAITVYLLLGLVCVLVVLETCCELPQVRRLRQRFYQDKVRELDSETTNIIDQDHLSDQLSDPSDHVTDHLPVITSVSEQAATLRQDGKSTPYTPAPGSDVNGKLR, encoded by the exons ATGGTCCGGATCTTTGGGTCGATGGACGGCAGGTGTGCTCGGTTCGTGGAGCGACACAAGTCTGCGCTGAATTTTGCGCTCCTGGTCGTCGGTTACATCCTTTACCTGCTCATCGGCGCCGGGATCTTCTCCGCCATCGAGCAGCCCTACGAGACGGAGCTCCGCAGGGAGCTGAAAGAGGCTCGAGAGGACTTCCTGAGCAACCACACCTGTGTGTCCGACGCACACCTGGAGAAGCTGCTGGTCCGCGCGCTGGAGGCCAGTAACTATGGAGTGACCGTGCTGGGGAACAACTCCACCGAGAGGAACTGGGACTTTATATCCTCCCTGTTCTTCACCAGCACCGTGCTGACCACCACAG GTTACGGCCACTCTGTTCCTCTCTCAGATGAAGGGAAGGCCTTCTGTATCTTCTACTCCCTCTTCGGCATCCCCGTtaccctcttcttcctcaccgTTGTGGTGCAGAGGATTATGCTCCTGGTGACTGTACGTCCGGTGTCCTATTTCCACCGTCGATGGGCCATGTCTAAATCGAAGCTGGCCGCCATACACGCCACCTGCCTGGCCATCCTCACGGCCTTGTTCCTGCTCATCATCCCCGCGTGGATCTTTGTCAGCCTGGAGGAGGACTGGGACTTTCTGGAGTCTCTGTATTTCTGTTTCATCTCTCTGACGACCATTGGCCTCGGGGATTACGTCCCCGGAGAGGCCCAGAATAAAGAGGCCAACCCACACCCACAGCTCTACAGGCTGGCCATTACAG TCTACTTGCTGCTGGGCTTGGTGTGTGTCCTGGTGGTGCTGGAGACGTGTTGCGAGCTTCCCCAGGTGAGACGCCTCAGACAGAGGTTCTACCAAGACAAAGTTCGGGAGCTGGACTCCGAGACAACCAACATCATCGACCAGGATCACCTGAGCGACCAGCTGAGCGACCCCTCGGATCACGTGACGGATCACCTGCCAGTCATCACTTCTGTGTCAGAACAGGCTGCGACGCTACGGCAGGACGGCAAGTCAACGCCTTACACCCCAGCACCAGGATCTGATGTTAACGGCAAACTGAGATGA